The Fusarium falciforme chromosome 12, complete sequence DNA window GGATGGACACTTGAGTTGGGGAGCCAAGCTCAAGTTGTTGACTAGCCTCTTGGAAGGCGATGCTGCATTGTTGATCGAGGCATAGCAGATAGATATGAGGGATGCTCTGAGCCCGGGACATGATGGCGCAGGTTATCTTGCGCTGAGTTTGATAGTTGATGAAAGGCCTGCGGCTGGGGCACAGCAGCGGGGTTGTACTCAAGCCTCGTCAGGCAGCCACGGCATGCATGAATATGTCACATGACATGATATTATTGGTTTTATCGGGTGGTTTTGGAGTAGGTTGTTGATGCCTGCACAGTATCAATAGGAACATGTCTGGGGGAAATGGTGAGAAATGCCCCTGAGGGCGCAAGGTATAGTGGAATAATCTCTCCTACTGTACATAGTTCCGTCTCCTCCAGCGTCAATATCATACAAGAAACAGTTTTTCTACCATCACTGAGTGGCCTTCTTCCATACCTTTTCCGCCAAATCCTGAGATTGTCCCAAAGGCCAGGTGATGTTAACCAACCTCGCCTGTGCATCTTCCCACTTGTCAACACCACACACTCGACTCCAGGTACCGATCAATCTATCAAAACACCTCGCAAACTCACCCACGTCCTTTTGAAGAGCACATGATTGAAGCTTTGCTATACTGTAGGCCCCGAGAAAGGTTTTCCAGAACCACAGATCAGACACGCTAGGCGATCGTATATGGTGGAGGTTTCGGTCGACGTCGCGCATCAGGATTGACAGGAAGCGGCGTAACATGCGTGGTTCCAATGACTCTCCCGCGTACCAGATCCCCAAAGCGCTGTGCAGGTAGAGACCGGTAGCCACACACATGCTAGACCACGAGGTGCTGAGTCTAAGGGTCTCTGAGGAGTCATCCTCTTGCGGTTCTGAAAGCGACGCAAAGTGTGCTTTGACCGTCTCATAGAGTAACCTTGATTCAGATCCCTCAATCCACTCCCAACTAGGGTCATACACCGTGTTGTCATCGCTGGTGAAAAGTATCGTTGCCGTCAGGCTTTTGAGGCACTCCACCATAGCCGATGCATCAATGTCGTAGAATTTAGCGTCAGAGGGCAGGAcagcgaagaagaagggcatcaTTCTCATGGCGCCTAGCCTCTTCTCTAGATTGCCAATCCTTTGCTCTCGCCAGTCATAGACCAAGGACAAAAAGTCGGAAAACTCTGCCACGTTTTCTTGGGTGAATATCTTTTGCAGGGCAGCGCTGCTGACGATTCTTGCTTTGAATCCCTGGAAAGAGTAGTGCGTACTGTTGGGTTGTGTGAGTAAATACACAGGGATGCGACTTTGAAAACTCACAAGATGAGATATCGGTTGGCAAGCTCTTCCCCGACACTCAAGCTGTTAGGAAAGCTGCCATCACTTGGGCTTAGTAGGTCCACAGCGTTAACCAGTCCTTTGAGGTGAGTTTCTGCTGCCGCTACGTTGCCGTGACAGCCCTACGAGATGGTCAACGATGAACTTTAGATAATGGCTCAGTGGGGCAAACCTCGACAAAGCACAAAATGGAGACATGTCTGACGAAAGTCATGAGACCAGGTTGGTTGATATTGTGAAGCCATGTATTCAAGATACGAATCGTTGCAACTTTGTGGAATAAAAGAGTGGACTCGTAGGTATGGATATCTCCAACAGTCCAAGCGTAGTGTAGTCCGGCGACGAGCAGGGTGTCCCTGAGAGCATCGGGGTGGATGGAGAGTAGAGAAAAGCTACGTGCGGGAGCGATTAGTAACTCCACGACTGAAGAGGGACTAGGAGAGCATACGGGTCTTTTCCCGTTGTTTTTGAGAGCATGTCAGTGCAGCCTTTCGCGTAGCGGACTTTGAAGGGATTAGTACTGCATGGGGAAAGTGCGCATCAATCGCTTACAGTAGTGAAGAAGCTGCCTTGACTTGTATGACATGTCAAGTCCCAGACAATCGAACGGATCCATAGAATTTGTCATGGGTGATCCAGGATTCAATGCAACTTGTGTATCCACCGTCCACGGCTGGTGCTCGCCAGGGAGCCATTCCGCCCGGCGGTCTCGGAGCGGCAGGTCTGAGCCATACTCACAAGCCCTTCCTGACTTTGTACACTTTGTGCTGCCACCTCGTTAGCGGAGCGGACTTAATGGGGTCTTATTCCTAGTCCATCGACTCACCAGATTGGCTGGCCGCCATCGCATCGGACACGACGCTTCCTGCACGTGAGACATCCGGCTCGGCTCCGCGTGTGCGGCTTTCGGCACCTGGTGTTTGTGTTCATCTCTTTTCCAGACTCGGTCATTGCGCGTAGAGTTCAGGGATCAATGGTCTGAGCAACGACAGACTTTGTAGCATTTGGAATGTTGGACAAGGTCGGGACGGGAAGCCTCGTTTTTGGTGTCCCGTTGACAAGGACGGCTGTTaacgggatggatggaaccGTGGTTGACCGGGTTTTTGGGATCATACACTAGCAGAATGTCACCTCTATTGTGTCTGAATATATTAGTGCACTATTGCATCAATGGTGCTCACCCACCTCCACTAACTAACACAGCCGCTCTCAGCTCCGTGTGGGGCCGAGTAAGCGTCAGCCCGTCTGGTGACACGCAGAAAGGTCAAAGTCTCGGAGCTAAACCCTTTTGAGAAGAATAAACGAGCACAACTCCGCCGTCCAACCCAAGAGTTGACGATAGTCGTCGGAGGTTGATAGTTATTAGTTCACAACTGACGAAAAAGGCCCGGTTAAGGGTCCACGGCGTCAGACTTTGGGAGTCAGATCGACAGGCTCGTGTCGGATTTTatgtatataaataaatgtCCAAGCCACCTTTTCAGAGACTCACTCATCACACAGTTCTCAATACATCTCACAACCACATTCTACTTTTACAAATACCATGTCTCAAAAACCAACTCTTGTTTTTGTCCCCGGAGCATGGCATCTGCCTGAGTGCTGGCACAAAATTGTCTCGGCCATGGAAGCCCAGGACTTCAAATGTGTCCCTGTGGCCCTCCCCACTGTCTCCTCCAACACTGAGGCCACCTTTGGAGACGACGTTCATGCGATCCAAAATGCAATCCAAGCAGAGACGGCCCAAGGACGCAACGTAGTTGTTGTAGTGCACTCTTACGGCGGCGCCGTCGGAGCCAGCGCCCTCAAGGGTTTCAccgccaagcccaaggatgAAGGCACTGGACGTGTCATCGGATTCTTCATGATTGCCACCGGCTTCGCGGTCGGCGGCGTCACGTTCCTCGATGCCCTTGGTGGTAAGCCGCCACCTATCTGGGAGGCCGACTACGAGAAGGGCCTCGCGCCGCTCACAGTCGACCCGAGAGAACTCTTCTACCACGACCTCCCCGAGGAGGAAGGAAAATACTGGGTGGACAAAATCCAGCCGCAGTCACTCAAGGCCTTTACTACAGGTGCCGAATATGGATATCCTGGCTGGAAGGAGGTGCCCGTCTGGTATCTCGCCACGACTGAGGATAGGTCGCATCCGACTGAAGTGCAGAAGATGTTTACTCAAAAGGCTAGGGATGAGGGGGGAGATATTAGGTATCGGGAGATTGCGAGTAGTCATTCACCTTTCTTGAGCAAGCCTGGTGAGACTGCTGCCATTTTGCTTGAGGCTATCCAGGCGTTTACGGCATAAGATGGTTGACATTGTCGATTGTCGCTGTCGGCCTGCGCCCACTTTAGGCTTGGTCGAAGAATAATAAGTGGGACAAATCTCCGATTCTTGCTGGGGATAGCTTCGTGCTAGCAGTCACATTTATATGTAGGCATATTATCACCTAACAAAGAAATCCTATCCAGTAAAAGAAGATCACGCGTGAAAAACCAGACCTAGCTATTTCCGCCTATCCCCGTAGTCTCCTGGCTCAATTCCCTCTGGAGGTAATTTCACAAACGCGTCTTCTCATCAGGGAGTATCAGCTACCCTAGAGCCACGGCCAAAACACACGGCGAAAACGCGATTCTTGGCTTTGGGGTTTGGCGAATTCTTGGCACTCGAACGCGCCTTTGCCTACGCAGGACATCGATGTTTGTTTTCTCAAAGATCAAAGCAGAATAATCGCGTTAAATCACACCGTCTCAAATAAAAGGGCCAATGCGCGATTTTCTCAGCACCCATATTATCCCCACAATCTTGATTTAAGCTTAACGGTAGGGTCATAATGCATGGAAACCGTGTTTTGCAACCAAGGCTATCGATGCCAAACGCGCGGATGCGTCCCAAAGACGATTCCCAGATGATAAGAATAGGAATAGCACGGAAAATGAGGTCGTAAGAAAATAGTCTTGGTGGTGCACTCCAACAGCCACCAAGGTCTTCcccaatcttggccttggggaaTCGCATCCTTTCTGCTGGTTTCGCGCTCCAACATCTTGGCCTTCAAAATTCTGGGAATTTGGAGTATCCTGGCCTTGATGCATTGATCCTGTTGGTCTGGATGCAGACGCCGCATCGCCAAGCACGGGAGCCTCAGTATTTTCCGATCGTGGCGTTttggagaagatgacgacagaCAATAGACGATAGACGACATCAAGAGCGACACTTGTCGCGACTAACGGCAGGAATATAGCTGGATGTGGCCTCACATCGTGTATTCGCATCGCTAGGCTCGTTCGTTCGATGATGGCAGCAACCGTGCAGCTATATTTCAATGGCTTCTATCTGGCCTCGACGCGTCGTAGTTCGATCGTGGTCGTCTGGACAGTCGGATGTTGCAAGAAAGAAACCTGGGAACACGTCCGCATATCAAGACATTGACAAACAAAAGTCTTGATCGACCCATTCTTGTCATGCATGCTACCCATCAACTGCAACCCAAATCATACGAACCTCCCGTCGGGCCTTCTATCCAGATCCGCACAAAAGACTGCCTGATTCCACCAGACGGGGTCGCATTCGAACCGGGGGATGACCCTCCCTTTCTCTGGTGGAAAAAACAGGTACCTCGGTCCATGTCTCACCGAGTGTGCACCACCCCCCGCAAAGTGAGAACCTGGGGCCCCGAGCACATAGCTTTCGGTGGGCTATGCGCCGAAATGAGCGGAGAGCAGGTCCTTAGTCGAGGGGCTAAGGCACCTACTCCCCAGCCAAGGAATCATCCCCGAGTTGGGGGTTGGGGGTGTTGGTGTGGCGACCTCCTCgttatttttttttgggcggagaagaagagacgagAGAGAACGCCAACGGTTGACAAGCGTCGGACCGTTCATGCAGACTGACATGGCGTTGCTGCTATCTCGAATGATGCTATTCAGATAAGCAAATCATTATCGCCACCgaataataatccctttcCCAAGATGTTGACCCAAAACCATCTGATAACCTCTGTAGATACCCCAGAACTTCTCTCCTCACCGTCCCCGCCCCCAGACGAGTCTGACTCGGTCTGATCACCTTTCCCCCGTGGGGACACAAAAAAAAGAGGGCTCGTGAACGAGTGGAGCCCCATCACACTTAATCTGCCACGGAATGTCGCCCCATTCGAGGGAACAAGGGTTTCGCGACTCCATTGGAGAAACCCAACATGGACAGGCTCCGAGAGGGGGCATGTTCATAAAAGGTAAGTGGCCGCTCCCCTCATTCTCTGTCTCTTCTTCCCAGCTCTCTTCACCTCTTCCCCAATCCTCTCCCATCATGTCCAACGTTCCTGAGACCGAGGGCGTGCCCAAGGCTGCCTCCACGCACAAGGAGGACATTGAGCGCAAGGCCTCTCTTGCTGAGGATGTGTCCAAGGGTGATCAGACACAGTACGACAAGATCGACAAGGAGTTGGCCAAGTATGCTGGAGGCGAGGCCATCCACATCTCCCCTGAGGAGAGCACGCGTCTGCGCAAGATGATTGACAAGCGTGTGCTGCTGGTCATGATCATGACATATTTCTTGCAGGCTATCGACAAGGGAACTCTGTCGTTTGCGTATGTTGTTGTTTCCACGTATGAGTGGGTTGAAGCTGACTGTTGATAGTTCCATCATGAACATGCCTGCGGATGTAGGAATGGCTCTTCCTGATGGGTAAGTAAACATGTCCAAATCTATACGTCAACTTCTAACAATCACCAGAAAGCCTGGTCCCCACTGGCCCTGGCTCACAACCTGTGTGTACATCGGTATCCTCTTCGTTGAATACCCCCAGGTAAGAATCTTAACCTCAACCGCATCCACACTCTCACTCACAACAACCAGAACTACATCATCGCTCGAGTCCCCGTAGCCAAGTACCTCTCCTTCAGCATCGTCGCCTGGTCCATCGTCCTCGGCTGCCACGCCGCCACGAGCAGCATGGCCGGCCTCATCACGGTCCGCACCCTCCTCGGTATCTTCGAGTCCGCCTGCCAACCCGCCTTCGTCGTCCTCTCAGGAATGTGGTACCGCCGCGAAGAACAGGCCTCCCGCGTGACATACTGGTACATGATGAACGGCGCCCAGCAGATCGTCGGCGGTCTCCTCGCCTACTGCTTCACGCTGATCAGCTCTGGACCTCTGAAGAACTGGCAGTGGCTGTTCCTGTCTTATGCCATTGTTTCCCTCATCTTTGGCATTTTCGTCGGTTGGTGGATGCCCGATTCTCCTATGCGAGCCAAGTGCTTCAGCGAGGAGGATAAGCGTCTGATGATCGAGCGTGTGCGAGATAACCAGACCGGTATCCAGAACAAGACcttcaagaaggagcagGCCATCGAGGCTCTCAAGGATCCTCAGACCTGGTGCTATGCTGGTATCCAGTTCTGTACCACTTTCCCCACCAGTGGACTCGGTGCCTTTGCCAACGTTATCATCAAGGGGGCGTTCAACTTTTCTACCCTTCAGACCCAGCTCCTTGCTATGGTTCTTGGTTTCTACATCATCATTGTTCTGCTTGGTTCCGTTTGGCTCGTCAAGAAGTTCAACCAGAACATTTACATCATGCTGGGCTTTGTCGTGCCTTCATTCATCGGCACAATCCTGATTATGGTGAGTTACGCGCCCTTGAATAGTCTCACTTCAATACTAACCTGTGAAATAGACTGTTCCGAACAAGAACTTTAGCACCTCTGTTGGTCTCCTCATCTGCTACTACATCACCCTCTCTTTCTGGTCTGCCCAGACCCTGGGTCTGAGCATGATGTCCCGTAACGTCGCTGGCCAGACCAAGAAGACCTTTGTCATTGCCAACAACTTCATCTGGTGGAGTGCTGGCAACGCCGCTGGTAGCCAGGTCTTCCTCGTAAGTTGCTCTGAACACAGAATCATTGAATGTCTGCTAACTAGCCAACAGGCCAGGGAAGCCCCCAAGTACCACACTGCTTTCGCCACCCACCTCGGCTGCTACGccgccctcgtcctcatccttaTCTTCTTCCGTTGGCACCTCAGCCGCGAGAACAAGCGACGCGACGAGATGGCCGCCGCCGGTGTCCGTGAAGCTGCTGACGATCGCATGGTTCACGCCTTTGAGGATCTGACTGACAAGGAGAACCCCAACTTCCGTTATGTTCTGTAAACCAGCACCTTTGTGTGCTTTCGAATGGTCTGCTGGATATGTCTCCAGCTGTGGAGGAGTTACGAGTAATTCCATCATGACGGATAATGAATGACATTGGATACCTCTATGCGGATGCTAGATACCGTTAATGAAGCACTGCAATTGATCGACACATCGGTGTTGTACACTCTTGGGACAACAAATCTTTCCAAAATGCTTGCATCTTTTCATTCCCGGCACAAGATAACAAATACTGCCGTTGGTGACAGCACACCTAATTTATCGTACAGCACCTACAAGAGATAGGAACACAGCCCTTTCTCACACACTGCTCTCATCAACCCCCTTTAGTCTTCTATAAGCCTTCCGATGCATCtctaaaaagaaaaagatgcAAATAGTGTGTCTAAAGAAGTTAGCACTCCGCTTAACTCAAACTTGGTTGAAGATACTCACGGCCCCTGACGCAGAAAGCTAGGAACCCATCCCTTGAATACCCACGCTGGGCCGTCACTCCGAGATATACTCTTCACCATGCCCCAAACACTCACATCACCTGTCGAAGACATGACCCTTGTCTTTATGACATCAATAGGGCTCGTCACAGTCGCAGCCGTCAGCCCAGCAATGAAGGATGCCGATAATTGTGTTGTTAGCGTGTCTCCCAGGGGCGTGTGTTCAATCAGCAGCCGCTTAGCCACGTCGTAGGTTGCCAGTTGACTGGCGGTTGTGAGCGCGGCACGGCTACTATTGGGAAGCCATCCTCTAAAGTAGCTTGCCAATCCTTCTTCCCTGGCCATTCTCACAGCTCCGTCTATGGCGTGCTTGTAGTTCCGGCGCTGGTGAACTGGAAGCGCCACGTCATTTTGCATGCGAACGTTGAGGACATCCGCAAAGTTGCCCGCAATGCCTCCAACGAACCCAGAAGATGTGGCCATGGCGATGAGCGAGAGGAAGCTTGCGTCATTACCCACTCGCTGCTTCATCTCTTCGTAGATACCGAAGCGAACGGTGGAGTATGTCATCTGtcggagaagagaggcagATATTCCACTGTAGACGCCAAGGGGCCCTTCTGTCTTGAGAATCTTGGTGAAAGTCGTAAACATACTCTTTGGCTCGCCAGGGCCTCGAGTTTGTAACCGGACCTATTACATCGTTAGCGTCAATCATCTATGTATCAGTTGTTCATGTTTTACCTTGACTAAAGAGGATCAGCACCAAAAATAGACAAGCGGCATTGCCACATACCAAGATCCAGGGGATGCGTGACACATGCAGCCATGCTAGTCGCACTCCCGCCAAACCAGAAGGGGTACCGAATAGGGCTGTTCTTCTTTCGTTCCATCTTTGGCACCGAGACTCCAACTGCCGTCTCGCTTGACACTGCCGCGCTACTCATCCTGCCGCAAGAATCAGGCAGCTCAAATACCCCGAAAAGAACGAAGATAACCAGAACAGCCGCGATTTGGTCTCGGATCTTGGGTGAGATGTCAAAAGTCAGCAGTGACAAAAGATGGACTGATtagaccttgcccttgcgtCACAAGGCAACCCAAAGACTTGATGTCATTCGACGCGTCAGTCTTCGGCGAGACAGGATGGTGTTGACCGACGGGAGACAGGCATTATATCACCCGGGTGACCGTCCAAAAGCCCATTTCAGTCCGCCGATTCCCGATGTTGGGGTCGGCGACCATATACGCGCAAGGTGAGTCAGATGGTTTCGGCGACCTTGCAGATATTGAGGCTGACTTTCGGTCATGAGGCGTTTGTGCAGAACGTAGAGAACGTGCTCATCATTCCCCGAGCCAAGACATTTAAATACTCTTGATGAGGCTCTGCGATTCACGACTGTCATGGCACACAACTTCATATCTTCCAACTCCGTGATATATTTCTATGCAGTAATGTACACGCTATCCCAGACTTTTCTCTAGTTGATCCAGCCCTTAGGTCCGCCCCATTGTCCCTTGACCATATACTTGAAATACACCCACGGGAAGAAGTCCTTCTTCAGGTAGTAGAAAGAGCGGCGGGGAACGGCCTGGTCGATGCCAAGCAGATCTCCAAACGTCTCCTTGGGAACACCTCCGTACTTGAACTCGGCCAGCATCAACTTGCCGTACTCTGTCGGCAGAGGGCAAGAGGTGTAGCCGTCATACGCAGGCTCGGGCTCCTTGCCCTCCATGGCTCGCAGCAGGTTGCTGACCAGGACGGGAGCCTCAGAAGTGACGGCAGCAGCCGTCTTGGAGGTGGGCAGGCTAGAAGCATCACCAGCGGACCAGACGTTGGCGAACTTCTTGTGGCGGGTGGTGTTGTCGTCAACATCGACATAACCAGCCTCGTTAGCGAGAGCGCTGTTCTTGACGAAAGCATGAGGGCCCATCTTGGGGACAACGTGCAAAAAGTCAAACTGCTTGGTCACATTCTCCTGACCGTCGGGACGGGCAAAGATGGCCTTGTTACCCTCAATAGCAACGAGATCGTGCTGGAACAGACCCTCAACACCTCGCTCCACGCGGAGCTTCTCAAGCGCAGCGCTGTACTTGGGAACACCGAACATGGTGGGGAGGCCGGTAGCGAAGCTGATCTTGATAGGCGACTTGGAGACGTCCTCAGAGTTGTACAGATCCGTCTGCTTCCAGTGGTCCAGAGCGAGCCACATGGCCTTCTGAGGAGCACCAGCGCACTTGATGACGCCAGCAGGCTGGGTAAAGA harbors:
- a CDS encoding Zn(2)-C6 fungal-type domain-containing protein, whose product is MTESGKEMNTNTRCRKPHTRSRAGCLTCRKRRVRCDGGQPICTKCTKSGRACEYGSDLPLRDRRAEWLPGEHQPWTVDTQVALNPGSPMTNSMDPFDCLGLDMSYKSRQLLHYFRYAKGCTDMLSKTTGKDPFSLLSIHPDALRDTLLVAGLHYAWTVGDIHTYESTLLFHKVATIRILNTWLHNINQPGLMTFVRHVSILCFVEGCHGNVAAAETHLKGLVNAVDLLSPSDGSFPNSLSVGEELANRYLIFTHYSFQGFKARIVSSAALQKIFTQENVAEFSDFLSLVYDWREQRIGNLEKRLGAMRMMPFFFAVLPSDAKFYDIDASAMVECLKSLTATILFTSDDNTVYDPSWEWIEGSESRLLYETVKAHFASLSEPQEDDSSETLRLSTSWSSMCVATGLYLHSALGICRRPFINYQTQRKITCAIMSRAQSIPHIYLLCLDQQCSIAFQEASQQLELGSPTQVSILNCELTGVPSTVQFDTIVSPANSYGQLDGGFDDAISLAFSPGDDYMALTRAAQEQLYDEWRGFAPPGTCTIVRIPEAFRQRSMNVWGTKFLALCPTMRVPMDVRWDREIVYDAVWSLLCAIDKHNRTASENDKISRILMTPMATGTGLVTPERWAEQTVLAMKHFREAVENPQKWSAMEWPDIFEVGDDIEDTWNYDDEDNRTPEYQVHGQ
- a CDS encoding AB hydrolase-1 domain-containing protein; its protein translation is MSQKPTLVFVPGAWHLPECWHKIVSAMEAQDFKCVPVALPTVSSNTEATFGDDVHAIQNAIQAETAQGRNVVVVVHSYGGAVGASALKGFTAKPKDEGTGRVIGFFMIATGFAVGGVTFLDALGGKPPPIWEADYEKGLAPLTVDPRELFYHDLPEEEGKYWVDKIQPQSLKAFTTGAEYGYPGWKEVPVWYLATTEDRSHPTEVQKMFTQKARDEGGDIRYREIASSHSPFLSKPGETAAILLEAIQAFTA
- a CDS encoding MFS domain-containing protein, encoding MSNVPETEGVPKAASTHKEDIERKASLAEDVSKGDQTQYDKIDKELAKYAGGEAIHISPEESTRLRKMIDKRVLLVMIMTYFLQAIDKGTLSFASIMNMPADVGMALPDGKPGPHWPWLTTCVYIGILFVEYPQNYIIARVPVAKYLSFSIVAWSIVLGCHAATSSMAGLITVRTLLGIFESACQPAFVVLSGMWYRREEQASRVTYWYMMNGAQQIVGGLLAYCFTLISSGPLKNWQWLFLSYAIVSLIFGIFVGWWMPDSPMRAKCFSEEDKRLMIERVRDNQTGIQNKTFKKEQAIEALKDPQTWCYAGIQFCTTFPTSGLGAFANVIIKGAFNFSTLQTQLLAMVLGFYIIIVLLGSVWLVKKFNQNIYIMLGFVVPSFIGTILIMTVPNKNFSTSVGLLICYYITLSFWSAQTLGLSMMSRNVAGQTKKTFVIANNFIWWSAGNAAGSQVFLAREAPKYHTAFATHLGCYAALVLILIFFRWHLSRENKRRDEMAAAGVREAADDRMVHAFEDLTDKENPNFRYVL
- a CDS encoding Pyr-redox-2 domain-containing protein; this translates as MLRSRVTLAARTAGRSFALADARRGFATAASTDAPAPKAAAPKAAAAPVAPVSRDHKVVVIGAGSAGISISHQLLRTGKFAQDDIAVVDPAQWHHYQPGWTLVGAGLKNKEELKSSLSDLVDPKFKFYNVSVEGLAPEENSVKLADGKKISYDHLVVAPGIKINYDSIKGLPEALATRDSPVTSIYGYETCDKVFPAIQRLQKGNAIFTQPAGVIKCAGAPQKAMWLALDHWKQTDLYNSEDVSKSPIKISFATGLPTMFGVPKYSAALEKLRVERGVEGLFQHDLVAIEGNKAIFARPDGQENVTKQFDFLHVVPKMGPHAFVKNSALANEAGYVDVDDNTTRHKKFANVWSAGDASSLPTSKTAAAVTSEAPVLVSNLLRAMEGKEPEPAYDGYTSCPLPTEYGKLMLAEFKYGGVPKETFGDLLGIDQAVPRRSFYYLKKDFFPWVYFKYMVKGQWGGPKGWIN